The genomic interval CATCGTTTAAGAAGAGATGAATgactaacaaaaaaaaatatagtaaaaAGAGAGTTGATCAAACAGTGAGTAATTGCACAATCAAATCAAATATTCTTTTCATAACTAATTATATATTTTTGCTAATGTCTTTTGTCGCAAGATAATTATTTTAGGTATGCATGCTTTTCGCCCCCTAGTTCTCGGGCCATCTCAACCTAACCATATCGTAACTTTGACAAGTAGCTTTCTATTTTAGTGAAACAAAGTTGATTCCTTAGTCAGGTAAGGTAGCCTAACATATTGTTTAGTTAATTCTTGTAACTACGATCTAACGGaggatatttttcaaaaatttaaaacgtTGGCTAGTAGATAAGGAACCATGCATACTTTCGATTTCGGGGTGAtcgataaattttttttctaaaaatcagaTTAGATATGCTTGGATTATAAAAAATAACTGATGCAAGCGGCCATCCTTTTGTAACTAGAACAAAAATGGGAGTTCCATGATTTTAGTGGCCAAAACGTCAGTTGCTCGGACAAAAAGAAGTTGACAGTGAATTATGGATGAGGTCCGTCCTGCACTTCCCTACTTAATACCTTTATGCCCACGCCATTAAAACATAACTAAACGTCATGATTTAATGGAGAAAGAACATTGGATTGCCTATCCAAAGTTTGGAGTTAATCATGCAAGAAAAGAACATTCTGAGTCGACCTTTTGCGCCATGCCTATCTTCTTTATTGAAGAAAAAGTTTCTCCAGCAGTAGAATGCCAGTCGCCAATCAGGGAGCTCGTTTCTACGTCCGTTCTTGTCCAAGTGGAACTGTGGCAGTAGAATGCCAGAATCCAAAGGGAATATGTAAGACATGCAAAagtgtaaaagaaaattaatgcaTCTCTTAATGGTCGATACTTATCAACGCGATGTTATTTAGTTTATCTAACAACAAAATCTTCTGTCGAGAAGATGAAGCAGAACAGAGCTCGATGTGCATCAACCATGGGAACATTTTTCCTTCCTCACGTCGCTCATTTCATGTACAGCAACGAAGTCAGGGATTTGGCTTTGGTTCAGTTGAGGGCGGCGGTGAGGGACCTGAAGACGACCTCCTCGCAGGGGATGGTAAGCCCCCTCTGGTGGTCGAACCCGAACTCCTCCTCCGCCTGCCGAAGTAGGCTCTGGAACTTGGGGTGGGCGAGGTAGGAGATGGGGACCACGAAGCGGCTCCGGTTCTCGCCCACGTACACCGCGAAGTGCCCCCTCGGCACGTCCGCCGCCTCGCCCTGCTTCCGACCCAGGCTCGAACACCGCTTCAGTATCTGCTTGATGGTGGGCTTCCCCATGCTTAAATTTATGCAGCAAAGGAAGCTCTCTGCATTAGAGATATATAAACAGAGGGAGGAAGAAACAGGGCATGTGGGGGGTTTCGAGAAGCCATGGAAGCGTGACGGGCCCAGTGAACATGTGGGCTGAAGATTGGCTGCCACTGTAGGCTTTTTGAAGGGCAAAGCCTGGCCCTCCTCTCGCCATGATCTTTCCGTAATGCATCCAGCTTGAGGTTGTGTGGAGCCACTTTTTCCTTGCAGTAAGTAAAGAAACAAGTATAAAATGTATCTAATCGACATTTTAATGAGCACTTtactttgtttgtttgtttgtttctgAAGCTGTTTTGTAGTTTGCTATTAATACAATGTTAATTGACTTCTGTGAACTAGGCGCTTTCATGCAAAAAAACGACACTTGCGTGGAACTCGGGCTAAGGTCATTCCTCCAAGTTAGCATACATTGCGAGTTCCTTCCTTAATTAGGCTCTGCAGGATGATGCTCGGCGCCCCATCCCACTGCTTGCTTGCTTGCTGGTCGAAAGAAGAGGAATTTGACAGGTAAGCACTTCTTGAGGATGACAGAACAATCACCGATGAGTGTGAAAATGGAAGCCTTTTTCTACGGGTGTGACAAATTTAATTTATTACAATAGGAAGAAATTGAAGCCTCAAAATCTTATGTGCCATACATGTGCTCATACATTGTAAGCTTAAGCATATGCAAAATCATATTAAATTACttgtcttttattttatttttgtgtgttATTCTTACCgagggatatatatatatatatatatatatatatatatatatatatatatatatatatatatatatatatatttggaagcTCTAATTTAACTTACGTAagatgtaaaatattttttaagaaatttttttaatctatttttgtTGCATAGAAAAAGAAAACGAAAACGAAAACAACAGAAGAGAGAGGCACAGAAGCATGGGCATTTGACAGGTAAGCACTTCAGGAGGATATGACTGGGAACATAAGAATAGCAGGAGAAGCAACCCGAGGACGAATAATTGCcatcaaaatcatattttaatctGGCAATTAACTTTCAGTTCAATTATAGGAGAAAATTGAAACATCAAAAATCTTATATGTCATTCCTGTGCTGTGCTCAACCGATGCCAGAACTGATAAAGATGTAATCGAGTCAAGTCGaacttttgaatatttgaacttaTTTTGTTTATAATTGAATCGAActcgaactttatttaacgaatatattcatgacttacGAATTTATTCAAActtttatcgaacctaaacgaatttaataaatataaattataaatttaaatgttcattaaaaattaaattatatatttagaaaaaattataatattcttattaaattttataattttattctaataaataaatttaatata from Zingiber officinale cultivar Zhangliang chromosome 6B, Zo_v1.1, whole genome shotgun sequence carries:
- the LOC121989968 gene encoding auxin-responsive protein SAUR50-like, which produces MGKPTIKQILKRCSSLGRKQGEAADVPRGHFAVYVGENRSRFVVPISYLAHPKFQSLLRQAEEEFGFDHQRGLTIPCEEVVFRSLTAALN